The Chloroflexota bacterium region CTAAATAATAAAGCTTCTATAATACAAAGGAACAAACCAGGGCCAGTGTTCGTCTATATGGCGAGAGGCATCGCTACTTTCAGCGTGCCCTATAAGCCTTGCGGGGTGAAGAAGGGATTCCCCCCAAATACTGAGGGGTAAAGGAGGAAACGATGTCAAAAGTACTGGGTATCCTCGTTCTGGCCCTGTTAGTTGTGTCAGGAGCCTGCGCACCCGCAGCTCCTAAGCCAGAGGTGTCCCAGACGGAAGGGTACGCTCCATCTGGGGCGAAGGTCGCTCCGGCCCCACCGGCCCAAGCGAAGCCGGGTGAGCTTCCCTTATTCGGCGAGCGCATGATTGTCCGCACGGCTAATATGACCCTGATCGTTACTGATCCCACCGAGATAGCCGACAAGGTAACCGATCTGGCCAAGAGCGTTGGCGGTTACGTCTCCTCCTCTTCGACAAAAACGAATGAGGATAGGCCCTCTGTTACCATCACCATCCGTGTGCCAGCCAGCGCCTTCGATGAGGTCAGACGAGCCCTACGGGGGATGGCCAGCACGGTCAAGGCTGATGACGTCAGGAGTCAGGACGTGACTGAGGAGTACACTGACCTGGAGTCTCAGTTACGCAACCTGGAAGCGACTGAGGAACAATATCGGCAGCTGCTGAAGCAGGCCACGACTGTGGATGACATTTTGAAGGTC contains the following coding sequences:
- a CDS encoding DUF4349 domain-containing protein, producing the protein MSKVLGILVLALLVVSGACAPAAPKPEVSQTEGYAPSGAKVAPAPPAQAKPGELPLFGERMIVRTANMTLIVTDPTEIADKVTDLAKSVGGYVSSSSTKTNEDRPSVTITIRVPASAFDEVRRALRGMASTVKADDVRSQDVTEEYTDLESQLRNLEATEEQYRQLLKQATTVDDILKVQQRLSEVRGQIERVKGRKLFLERTVEMSAITIALLPKAAEVSLEVAGWHPLTTVRTALRALLLALQVVSYVVIWLLIVVLPLGLLIGLPSWLGWREWRRRRVTRPSAK